A window of the Bacillota bacterium genome harbors these coding sequences:
- a CDS encoding VIT1/CCC1 transporter family protein has protein sequence METTRGKHVEQHFTGGAWIRDIILGMSDGLTVPFALAAGISGAVAQNFLVVVAGFAELAAGAISMGLGGYLAARSERETYESELRRERQEVAELPEVERQEVREIFERYGLQGATLEQAVGAVASDREAWVRFMMREELGLEEPEPGRARRSGLTIGGSYVAGGIIPLAPYLLPIPTHSALLLSAAVTLGALLVFGWLKGSFTGVPPLRSSAQTALVGGVAAAVAYALARAISAFG, from the coding sequence ATGGAGACGACCCGGGGCAAGCACGTCGAGCAGCACTTCACCGGTGGCGCCTGGATCCGCGACATCATCCTCGGCATGTCCGACGGCCTGACGGTCCCCTTCGCCCTGGCGGCCGGAATCTCGGGAGCCGTGGCGCAGAACTTCCTGGTCGTCGTCGCGGGTTTCGCCGAGCTGGCCGCCGGTGCGATCAGCATGGGCCTGGGCGGCTACCTGGCGGCTCGGAGCGAGCGTGAGACCTACGAGAGCGAGCTGCGGCGCGAGCGGCAGGAGGTCGCGGAGCTGCCGGAGGTGGAGCGCCAGGAGGTGCGCGAGATCTTCGAGCGCTACGGCCTGCAGGGTGCCACGCTGGAGCAGGCGGTGGGCGCCGTCGCCTCCGACCGCGAGGCCTGGGTCCGCTTCATGATGCGGGAGGAGCTGGGCCTGGAGGAGCCCGAGCCCGGCCGTGCCCGCCGCTCCGGGCTGACCATCGGCGGCAGCTACGTGGCCGGCGGCATCATCCCGCTGGCGCCCTACCTCCTGCCGATCCCCACGCACAGCGCGCTCCTCCTCTCGGCCGCGGTCACCCTGGGCGCCCTCCTCGTCTTCGGCTGGCTCAAGGGGAGCTTCACCGGCGTCCCTCCCCTCCGCTCCTCCGCGCAGACGGCGCTGGTGGGCGGCGTCGCGGCGGCGGTCGCCTACGCGCTGGCGCGCGCCATCTCCGCCTTCGGCTGA
- a CDS encoding MBL fold metallo-hydrolase gives MITYAGWEVLDVRLEVLGFWGGYPGPGGASAGYLLSGEEAGGGEILLDCGSGVLGRLLASEGLDGLRRLKAVFLSHLHHDHAADLGVLSQALVVESYRGFTRAPLPVYAPEQALERARFYLAGDPWTELRPLRVGESVQEGAFRVEVAPARHPVPALALRVESGGASLVYTGDTATSPEVEALAAGSDLLLAEATLRAGEDGSRAGHLTAEEAGKMARRAGVAALLITHLPPFGDLERLEREAREAFAGPTRRAREGLSLEVGSERGRDDGS, from the coding sequence ATGATAACCTACGCGGGATGGGAGGTGCTCGACGTGCGACTGGAGGTACTCGGCTTCTGGGGGGGCTATCCTGGCCCCGGCGGCGCCAGCGCGGGCTACCTGCTCTCCGGGGAGGAGGCCGGTGGGGGCGAGATCCTGCTGGACTGCGGCTCCGGCGTGCTCGGCCGGCTGCTGGCGAGCGAGGGGCTGGACGGTTTGCGGCGGCTCAAGGCGGTCTTCCTCTCCCACCTCCACCACGACCATGCGGCCGATCTGGGTGTCCTCTCCCAGGCGCTCGTGGTGGAGTCGTATCGCGGTTTCACCCGGGCGCCCCTGCCCGTCTACGCGCCCGAGCAGGCGCTGGAGCGCGCCCGCTTCTACCTGGCCGGGGATCCCTGGACGGAGCTCCGGCCGCTCCGCGTGGGCGAGAGCGTCCAGGAAGGGGCCTTCCGGGTGGAGGTGGCCCCGGCCCGCCACCCGGTGCCCGCGCTCGCCCTCCGCGTCGAGAGCGGCGGCGCCAGCCTGGTCTACACCGGCGACACCGCCACCAGCCCGGAGGTGGAGGCGCTGGCCGCGGGCAGCGACCTCCTCCTGGCCGAGGCCACGCTCCGTGCGGGCGAGGACGGTTCCCGGGCGGGCCACCTGACGGCGGAAGAGGCCGGCAAGATGGCGCGGCGGGCGGGAGTGGCCGCCCTGCTGATCACGCACCTGCCTCCCTTCGGCGACCTCGAACGGCTGGAGAGGGAAGCGCGCGAGGCGTTCGCCGGCCCGACGCGGCGGGCGCGGGAGGGGCTGAGCCTGGAGGTGGGGAGCGAGCGCGGCCGCGACGACGGCTCCTAG
- a CDS encoding cytochrome d ubiquinol oxidase subunit II → MAAAGLLLAVVLGVYALFGLADFGAGLWNLVARGGWATAERRAVARGMGPVWEANHVWLIFALVLLFTAFPRAFARLGTGLFVPLHLALAGIILRGAAFVFLAHGRKAAGGDPAADRWGAVFGAGSLIAPFFLGLSLAAAAQPGLVWWSPFAVLVGLATVAAGALEAAVYLAVESRDELRRRFLRRATRSLAVFALLAALALVAAQQAAPWLGPRLAGGPGLPWVLLAALAAVLDAVALALRHPEVARLWTGSLVLLVWAGWAAASWPWLVAGEWTAAAAAAPGAVLRQVLALLPWGLLLLVPALALLFAVFKGRNPAMGPE, encoded by the coding sequence GTGGCAGCGGCCGGGCTCCTCCTGGCCGTGGTCCTCGGGGTCTACGCGCTCTTCGGCCTGGCCGACTTCGGCGCCGGGCTGTGGAACCTGGTCGCCAGGGGCGGGTGGGCGACGGCCGAGCGGCGGGCGGTGGCGCGCGGCATGGGACCGGTCTGGGAGGCGAACCACGTCTGGCTGATCTTCGCGCTGGTCCTCCTCTTCACCGCCTTCCCCCGCGCCTTCGCCCGGCTGGGCACGGGGCTCTTCGTCCCGCTCCACCTGGCGCTGGCCGGCATCATCCTGCGCGGGGCCGCCTTCGTCTTCCTTGCCCACGGCCGGAAGGCCGCCGGCGGCGATCCCGCCGCCGACCGGTGGGGCGCCGTCTTCGGCGCCGGCAGCCTGATCGCGCCCTTCTTCCTGGGGCTGAGCCTGGCCGCCGCGGCGCAACCGGGGCTGGTCTGGTGGTCGCCCTTCGCCGTGCTGGTCGGTCTCGCCACGGTGGCCGCCGGAGCGCTGGAGGCGGCGGTCTACCTGGCGGTGGAAAGCCGGGACGAGCTCCGCCGCCGTTTTCTCCGGCGCGCCACGAGAAGCCTGGCGGTCTTCGCGCTGCTGGCGGCGCTGGCACTGGTCGCCGCGCAGCAGGCGGCGCCCTGGCTGGGCCCGCGCCTCGCCGGGGGCCCCGGCCTGCCCTGGGTCCTGCTGGCGGCGCTGGCCGCCGTCCTGGACGCGGTCGCCCTGGCCCTCCGGCACCCCGAGGTGGCCCGCCTCTGGACCGGCAGCCTCGTCCTCCTGGTCTGGGCCGGTTGGGCCGCCGCCTCGTGGCCCTGGCTGGTCGCCGGCGAATGGACCGCCGCCGCCGCCGCGGCTCCCGGCGCGGTCCTCCGCCAGGTGCTCGCCCTCCTGCCCTGGGGCCTCCTGCTGCTGGTGCCGGCGTTGGCTCTCCTCTTCGCCGTCTTCAAGGGCCGGAATCCGGCGATGGGCCCGGAGTAG
- a CDS encoding cytochrome ubiquinol oxidase subunit I produces MSDLLAARWQMGISLGWHMLFAAFGVTLPLLMVLAEGLGLLRRSPVHLQLARRWSGVTAVLFAVGAVSGTALSFELGLLWPRLMGFAGPVLGMAFFLEGFAFFAEAIFLGLYLYGWERLPAWGHWLSGLVVAVAGSASSVLVTAANAWMQVPYGARTAASDPLGAALGNPVWPRMAVHATLAAWTAAAYAVAGWTAWRLLREPEGPLRAERLAGLRLAMLVALVGAVAMPVSGDASARQVAVREPVKLAAMEAQFTTRAAAPLRIGGLPDPARRTVRWALEIPAGLSWLAFRRGDATVRGLDAVPPSRWPPVTVTHVSFQVMVGSSLLLVVAALLFWLRAARSRPPRWSLRLLVAASPFGFVALETGWFVTEFGRQPWAVAGLMSTADAVTTGGGISFSLLGFILFYAALSAAVVYFLRRLDSASPDPGEGPGDALREEPALPGVPQRAH; encoded by the coding sequence ATGAGCGACCTGCTGGCGGCGCGCTGGCAGATGGGGATCTCCCTGGGGTGGCACATGCTCTTCGCCGCCTTCGGGGTGACGCTGCCGCTCCTGATGGTGCTGGCGGAGGGGCTGGGGCTGCTGCGGCGCTCGCCGGTCCACCTGCAGCTGGCCCGGCGCTGGTCGGGGGTGACCGCCGTCCTCTTCGCGGTCGGCGCGGTCAGCGGCACGGCCCTCTCCTTCGAGCTGGGGCTCCTCTGGCCGCGGCTGATGGGCTTCGCCGGGCCGGTCCTGGGGATGGCCTTCTTCCTGGAGGGCTTCGCCTTCTTTGCGGAGGCGATCTTCCTCGGGCTCTACCTCTACGGGTGGGAGCGGTTGCCGGCGTGGGGGCACTGGCTGAGCGGCCTGGTGGTGGCCGTCGCGGGTTCCGCCTCCAGCGTGCTGGTGACGGCCGCCAACGCCTGGATGCAGGTCCCGTACGGGGCCCGGACGGCGGCCAGCGATCCGCTGGGCGCCGCCCTCGGCAACCCCGTCTGGCCGCGGATGGCGGTGCACGCGACGCTGGCCGCCTGGACGGCCGCCGCCTACGCCGTGGCCGGATGGACGGCCTGGCGCCTCCTGCGCGAACCGGAGGGGCCCCTCCGGGCCGAGCGGCTGGCGGGCCTGCGGCTGGCCATGCTGGTGGCGCTGGTGGGGGCCGTCGCCATGCCGGTCTCCGGCGACGCCAGCGCCCGTCAGGTGGCGGTGCGCGAGCCGGTCAAGCTGGCCGCCATGGAGGCCCAGTTCACGACCCGGGCGGCGGCGCCGCTGCGCATCGGCGGCCTGCCCGACCCGGCGCGCCGGACCGTTCGCTGGGCGCTGGAGATCCCCGCCGGCCTCAGCTGGCTCGCCTTCCGCAGGGGCGACGCGACGGTGCGCGGCCTCGACGCCGTCCCCCCGTCGCGCTGGCCCCCGGTCACCGTGACCCACGTGAGCTTCCAGGTCATGGTGGGGAGCAGCCTGCTCCTGGTGGTGGCCGCCCTCCTCTTCTGGCTCCGCGCGGCCCGGAGCCGGCCACCGCGCTGGTCGCTCCGCCTCCTGGTGGCGGCCTCGCCCTTCGGCTTCGTCGCCCTGGAGACCGGCTGGTTCGTGACCGAGTTCGGCCGGCAGCCCTGGGCGGTGGCCGGCCTGATGTCCACCGCCGACGCCGTCACCACCGGCGGCGGGATCTCCTTCAGCCTCCTGGGCTTCATCCTCTTCTACGCCGCGCTGAGCGCGGCCGTGGTCTACTTCCTGCGGCGGCTGGACTCCGCTTCGCCCGATCCCGGGGAAGGGCCGGGCGACGCCTTGCGGGAGGAGCCCGCGCTTCCGGGGGTGCCCCAGCGTGCCCACTGA
- a CDS encoding alpha/beta fold hydrolase, translating into MAVPSRRAGGSPLHLRSVEPPDPDPGRPVLLLLPGAGADHRSWGAELADWGRSWRVLAPDPPGTGRSAGPLPADWEELLAAYAPLAEAAGPGRLVLVGLSLGSRAALSLAARLPRRPAALVLVHPWLDEDGDLRERRRAVAEMVRWAPETVYSRTLAWFLGSAELAEDPDRLERLAAAWRPPAGPPREALLAYLELAPEVVRPEAIPAVPALVVAGEQDRMIPARYSRQLADRLPGARWLLFRGPGSGHLLHLERAGEFRRAVRTFLEEVLEAPAPAGAGARGRRPDGANR; encoded by the coding sequence TTGGCCGTTCCTTCGCGGAGGGCGGGAGGAAGCCCGCTCCACCTCCGGAGCGTGGAGCCTCCGGACCCGGACCCCGGGCGACCGGTGCTCCTGCTCCTTCCCGGGGCGGGCGCGGACCACCGCTCCTGGGGAGCGGAGCTGGCGGACTGGGGGCGCAGCTGGCGGGTTCTGGCGCCGGATCCGCCCGGGACCGGGCGGAGTGCGGGGCCGCTTCCCGCCGATTGGGAGGAGCTGCTGGCGGCCTACGCCCCCCTGGCGGAGGCCGCCGGACCGGGCAGGCTGGTGCTGGTGGGCCTCAGCCTGGGCAGCCGGGCCGCGCTCTCCCTGGCGGCCCGCCTGCCCAGGCGCCCCGCCGCCCTGGTGCTGGTCCACCCCTGGCTCGACGAGGACGGCGACCTGCGCGAGCGGAGACGGGCGGTGGCCGAGATGGTCCGCTGGGCGCCCGAGACGGTCTACTCGCGCACCCTGGCCTGGTTCCTGGGCTCGGCCGAGCTGGCGGAGGACCCCGACCGGCTGGAGCGGCTGGCCGCCGCCTGGCGCCCGCCGGCGGGCCCCCCGCGGGAGGCGCTCCTGGCCTACCTGGAGCTGGCGCCGGAGGTGGTGAGGCCGGAGGCGATCCCCGCCGTGCCCGCCCTGGTGGTGGCGGGCGAGCAGGACCGGATGATTCCGGCCCGCTACAGCCGGCAGCTGGCCGACCGGCTGCCCGGCGCCCGCTGGCTTCTCTTCCGCGGCCCGGGGAGCGGGCACCTGCTCCACCTGGAGCGGGCGGGGGAGTTCCGGCGGGCGGTGCGAACCTTTCTCGAGGAGGTTCTGGAGGCGCCCGCCCCGGCCGGCGCGGGCGCCCGGGGGAGGCGGCCGGATGGCGCGAACCGCTGA
- a CDS encoding uracil-DNA glycosylase produces the protein MARTAEWAGEEGAWRSHVEQVVHCRLCPRLVAWREEVARTKVRRYRDQPYWGRPVPGFGDRQARLLLLGLAPAAHGANRTGRMFTGDDSGDFLIAALHRAGLANQPFSRSAGDGLRLRDCFLTAPVRCAPPGNRPTREEILACRPHLRRELALLPRVRAVLALGRVAWEVAREEWGASMPPGERWPSFAHGQVARPLGGPAVVASYHPSRQNTQTGRLTATMFDQALATALRLARGGSGQAAGEAV, from the coding sequence ATGGCGCGAACCGCTGAGTGGGCCGGAGAGGAAGGGGCCTGGCGCAGCCACGTGGAGCAGGTGGTCCACTGCCGGCTCTGCCCCCGCCTGGTCGCCTGGCGCGAGGAAGTGGCCCGGACCAAGGTCCGCCGCTACCGCGACCAGCCCTACTGGGGACGCCCGGTCCCCGGCTTCGGCGACCGGCAGGCGCGCCTCCTCCTGCTGGGGCTGGCGCCGGCCGCCCACGGCGCCAACCGGACCGGGCGCATGTTCACCGGCGACGATTCCGGCGACTTCCTGATCGCGGCGCTCCACCGCGCCGGCCTGGCCAACCAGCCCTTCAGCCGCTCGGCCGGGGACGGCCTTCGCCTGAGGGACTGCTTCCTGACCGCGCCCGTCCGCTGCGCCCCGCCCGGGAACCGCCCCACCCGCGAGGAGATCCTGGCCTGCCGCCCGCACCTGCGCCGCGAGCTGGCGCTGCTGCCGCGGGTGCGCGCCGTCCTGGCGCTGGGCCGCGTCGCCTGGGAGGTGGCTCGGGAGGAGTGGGGCGCCTCCATGCCGCCGGGAGAACGCTGGCCCTCCTTCGCGCACGGGCAGGTGGCGCGGCCGCTGGGCGGCCCGGCCGTGGTGGCGAGCTACCACCCGAGCCGGCAGAACACCCAAACCGGTCGGCTGACGGCCACCATGTTCGACCAGGCGCTGGCCACGGCGCTCCGCCTGGCCCGCGGGGGGAGCGGGCAGGCGGCGGGAGAGGCCGTTTGA
- a CDS encoding phosphotransferase: protein MKAPRRSAHACLERLLGEPLLAWRRLAPDYAGHTNHVWSVETPTRRLVVRLPRRRAERVAGSTAFWAGVRRLFGLRPDDVAAIAEGYLWLSGVEGLPVPRPLSLGLHPRPHLVVEWLAGRMPRSLDGLGDQLGSLVALLHSRRSRGWGRPGAAERPPARFHPALQAAMAEQARGLAEAKPALKVELARAEAALRALPAPGWMAPVLLDWDHSQLLVDRGRVSGIVDLDALAVAPRELDLAAWELLLPPAEAAAFQEAYRRRLPWPALAPVRQPYRLWLWLIEFQGRVPLDDWLARPGFADPAGAAISPRRGS, encoded by the coding sequence TTGAAGGCTCCGCGGCGGAGCGCCCATGCCTGCCTGGAGCGCCTCCTGGGCGAGCCACTCCTCGCGTGGCGGCGGTTGGCGCCCGACTACGCCGGCCATACCAACCACGTCTGGAGCGTGGAGACGCCCACGCGGCGCCTGGTAGTCCGGCTGCCGCGCCGCCGGGCGGAACGCGTGGCGGGGAGCACGGCCTTCTGGGCGGGCGTCCGCCGGCTCTTCGGGCTCCGGCCGGACGACGTGGCCGCCATCGCGGAGGGTTATCTCTGGCTCTCCGGGGTCGAGGGGCTCCCCGTCCCGAGGCCGCTCAGCCTGGGCCTCCACCCCCGGCCGCACCTGGTGGTGGAGTGGCTGGCGGGGAGGATGCCGCGGTCGCTGGACGGGCTGGGCGACCAGCTCGGCTCGCTGGTGGCGCTTCTCCACAGCCGGCGGAGCCGGGGGTGGGGGCGGCCCGGCGCGGCAGAACGACCGCCGGCACGGTTTCACCCGGCCCTGCAGGCGGCGATGGCGGAGCAGGCCAGGGGGTTGGCCGAGGCCAAGCCGGCGCTGAAGGTGGAGCTGGCGCGGGCGGAGGCCGCGCTCCGGGCCCTCCCCGCTCCGGGATGGATGGCCCCGGTCCTGCTGGACTGGGACCACAGCCAGCTGCTGGTCGACCGCGGCCGGGTGAGCGGCATCGTCGACCTGGACGCGCTGGCCGTCGCCCCCCGCGAGCTGGACCTGGCCGCCTGGGAGCTCCTCCTGCCGCCGGCGGAGGCCGCGGCCTTCCAGGAGGCGTACCGGCGGCGGCTCCCCTGGCCCGCCCTCGCCCCCGTCCGGCAGCCGTACCGGCTCTGGCTCTGGCTGATCGAGTTCCAGGGGCGCGTGCCGCTGGACGACTGGCTGGCCCGGCCGGGCTTCGCCGACCCGGCCGGCGCCGCGATCTCGCCGCGAAGGGGGTCGTGA
- a CDS encoding DUF503 domain-containing protein, whose protein sequence is MPPVAVARVRINLPASRSLKEKRAVLRALLDRMRRRFNVSAAEVGAQDAHHLAEIGIAVVSGEPSVARRVLDEVIQFLETSVELDGRAEVLRVETGLR, encoded by the coding sequence ATGCCGCCGGTGGCCGTGGCACGGGTCCGGATCAACCTGCCCGCCTCCCGCAGCCTGAAGGAGAAGCGCGCCGTCCTCCGGGCCCTTCTGGACCGGATGCGACGCCGCTTCAACGTCTCGGCCGCCGAGGTGGGCGCCCAGGACGCCCACCACCTGGCCGAGATCGGCATCGCCGTGGTCAGCGGCGAGCCGTCGGTGGCGCGCCGGGTGCTGGACGAGGTGATCCAGTTCCTGGAGACCAGCGTGGAGCTGGACGGCCGGGCCGAGGTCCTGCGCGTGGAGACCGGGCTCCGCTAG
- a CDS encoding TrkA family potassium uptake protein, whose translation MYLLVVGGGKVGYALARDLIQSGHEVTLIEKQPERAQWLVRALSGAVLVGDGANPETLREAGIERADVVIAASGHDEDNYAISRIAIAFKTRTHVIARVNDPRNEEIFRRIGVRTVSSTRTIAEMIEESVPKP comes from the coding sequence ATGTACCTGCTGGTGGTAGGCGGTGGAAAGGTCGGCTACGCGCTCGCCCGGGACCTGATCCAGAGCGGTCACGAGGTGACCCTGATCGAGAAGCAGCCCGAACGGGCCCAGTGGCTGGTGCGGGCGCTGAGTGGCGCGGTCCTGGTGGGCGACGGGGCCAACCCGGAGACGCTGCGCGAGGCCGGCATCGAGCGTGCGGACGTGGTGATCGCGGCCAGCGGCCACGACGAGGACAACTATGCCATCTCCCGCATCGCCATCGCCTTCAAGACCCGCACCCACGTCATCGCCCGGGTGAACGACCCCCGCAACGAGGAGATCTTCCGGCGCATCGGCGTGCGCACCGTCAGTTCCACCCGGACCATCGCCGAGATGATCGAGGAGAGCGTGCCCAAGCCCTGA
- a CDS encoding NAD-binding protein, whose protein sequence is MRIVVVGCGRIGRRLARAFSERGDDVTVVDRRTAALDQLSELPGVRVVPGLGFDREVLRKAGAADADLLLAATENDNANLMIADVAHMLLGTRRIVLIVNDAEGSEVYQRFGYDVIVPVELGVQEALLCAVQPASGRGTDASDNP, encoded by the coding sequence ATGCGCATCGTGGTCGTCGGATGCGGTCGCATCGGCCGGCGCCTGGCGCGGGCCTTCTCGGAGCGGGGCGACGACGTGACCGTCGTCGACCGGCGGACCGCCGCGCTGGATCAGCTGTCCGAGCTTCCCGGGGTCCGCGTCGTCCCCGGGCTCGGCTTCGACCGGGAAGTTCTGCGCAAGGCGGGCGCCGCCGACGCCGACCTGCTCCTGGCGGCGACCGAGAACGACAACGCCAACCTGATGATCGCGGACGTGGCGCACATGCTCCTCGGCACGCGCCGCATCGTCCTGATCGTCAACGACGCCGAGGGCAGCGAGGTCTACCAACGGTTCGGCTACGACGTGATCGTCCCGGTCGAGCTGGGCGTCCAGGAGGCGCTGCTCTGCGCCGTGCAGCCCGCCTCGGGCCGGGGGACGGACGCGTCCGACAACCCCTGA
- a CDS encoding universal stress protein gives MSFLTEHAAGILVALLIALLTIANFVWMSRVPKPIPRVLAEAEARVGGVRHIVVFLDPRKPEPSAVAIAHRLAAPLKAEVTLAALVRIPFTRSLSVPPSQEEEIERGLLAELAEGLRSLELHPVTRVVPSRQYWDGAKEFVRRLGADIAVIGVAEESAFERGEVLEGLLRELPLVGCEVIIIRPRATERSREQQESEVL, from the coding sequence GTGAGTTTCCTGACCGAACACGCCGCGGGTATCCTGGTCGCCCTGCTCATCGCGCTCCTCACCATCGCCAACTTCGTCTGGATGAGCCGCGTCCCGAAGCCGATCCCCCGGGTCCTGGCCGAGGCCGAGGCGCGGGTGGGCGGCGTCCGCCACATCGTGGTCTTCCTCGACCCCAGGAAGCCCGAACCCAGCGCCGTCGCCATCGCCCACCGGCTGGCCGCACCCCTCAAGGCGGAGGTCACCCTGGCGGCGCTGGTCCGCATCCCTTTCACCCGCTCCCTCAGCGTCCCCCCCTCCCAGGAAGAGGAGATCGAGCGCGGCCTCCTGGCGGAGCTGGCGGAAGGTCTCCGCTCCCTCGAGCTTCACCCGGTGACCCGGGTGGTTCCCTCCCGGCAGTACTGGGACGGGGCCAAGGAGTTCGTCCGCCGCCTGGGCGCCGACATCGCCGTCATCGGCGTGGCGGAGGAGTCGGCCTTCGAGCGGGGCGAGGTGCTGGAAGGTCTCCTGCGGGAGTTGCCGCTGGTGGGATGCGAAGTTATCATCATTCGGCCGCGCGCAACCGAGCGGTCGCGAGAGCAGCAGGAGTCGGAGGTGCTGTAG
- a CDS encoding APC family permease — MAPSQLRREVSVWGSYMWGFSDVGADIFAGLGLVTVAAQGAAPIAFALAGLVYILIGLAYTELASAYPVAGGGQYFATRGLGDIWGFITGSALLLDYTIDIALFAVSSTGYLNALVTGFTGFDLTAVRVPFLGLQVQLVWLLETLALIVLLIWINVLGMRESNMFNQVVGVATMIVKMVILLLGFATIWAPPFFGQQLFHEMPSLHQFMYGSSLAIISFVGLESISQAAQETRHPSRILPRSTLTLIATIFITSVGYSVLATGTLPWHAFAGHEQDSVTLLARKMPFIGSVAGPLTAAMGTAILAISANSGVMSVSRLTYSMSHHNLLSSWFDYVHPRHFTPTRTILFFSGIGLIWTLFAFATPSVMDTLGNMYAFGATLGYVVVFLALIALRRKEPEVPRPFLIPFNIRLRTREGRPYLFPLPAAIGFVGVLVVLFEVLYTHAVGRIFGPVWVLGWLLYFVYFRKRSGLGIRTLPRDWVAEHKEILASAEEYHLLAEYEQAVAKGRTERPEGGSR; from the coding sequence ATGGCACCCTCGCAGCTCCGGCGCGAGGTGAGCGTCTGGGGCTCGTACATGTGGGGCTTCTCCGACGTGGGCGCCGACATCTTCGCCGGCCTCGGCCTGGTGACGGTGGCGGCGCAGGGGGCGGCGCCCATTGCCTTCGCGCTGGCGGGACTCGTCTACATCCTCATCGGGCTGGCCTATACCGAGCTCGCATCCGCCTACCCGGTGGCGGGGGGCGGGCAGTACTTCGCCACGCGCGGCCTGGGCGACATCTGGGGTTTCATCACCGGGAGCGCCCTGCTCCTGGACTATACGATCGACATCGCCCTCTTCGCGGTCTCCTCCACGGGGTATCTGAACGCATTGGTCACCGGGTTCACCGGATTCGACCTGACCGCCGTCAGGGTCCCCTTCCTGGGTCTGCAGGTGCAGCTGGTCTGGCTGCTGGAGACGCTGGCCCTGATCGTGCTCCTGATCTGGATCAACGTGCTCGGCATGCGCGAGTCGAACATGTTCAACCAGGTCGTGGGTGTGGCCACCATGATCGTGAAGATGGTCATCCTCCTGCTCGGCTTCGCGACGATCTGGGCACCGCCGTTCTTTGGCCAGCAGCTCTTCCACGAGATGCCGTCACTCCACCAGTTCATGTACGGTTCCTCGCTGGCCATCATCTCCTTCGTGGGCCTGGAATCCATCTCCCAGGCGGCGCAGGAGACGCGCCATCCCTCCCGCATCCTTCCGCGCAGCACCCTGACCCTGATCGCCACCATCTTCATCACCAGCGTCGGCTACTCGGTGCTGGCCACCGGGACGCTGCCCTGGCACGCCTTCGCCGGTCACGAGCAGGATTCGGTCACCCTCCTGGCGCGCAAGATGCCGTTCATCGGGAGCGTGGCAGGCCCGCTGACCGCGGCCATGGGGACGGCCATCCTGGCGATCTCCGCCAACTCCGGCGTGATGAGCGTCTCGCGCCTCACCTATTCCATGAGCCATCACAACCTGCTCTCCAGCTGGTTCGATTACGTGCATCCGCGCCACTTCACACCGACCCGGACCATCCTCTTCTTCTCCGGCATCGGCCTGATCTGGACGCTCTTCGCCTTCGCCACGCCCAGCGTCATGGACACGCTGGGCAACATGTACGCCTTCGGCGCCACGCTCGGGTACGTGGTGGTCTTCCTGGCGCTGATCGCGTTGCGGAGGAAGGAGCCGGAGGTGCCGCGGCCCTTCCTGATTCCATTCAACATCCGCTTGAGGACGCGAGAGGGGCGGCCGTACCTGTTCCCCCTGCCGGCCGCCATCGGTTTCGTGGGCGTGCTGGTCGTCCTCTTCGAGGTGCTCTACACCCATGCCGTGGGGCGGATCTTCGGGCCGGTCTGGGTGCTGGGCTGGCTTCTCTACTTCGTCTACTTCCGGAAGCGGTCGGGGCTCGGGATCCGCACGCTGCCCCGGGATTGGGTGGCCGAGCACAAGGAGATCCTGGCTTCGGCGGAGGAGTACCACCTGCTGGCGGAATATGAACAGGCCGTGGCCAAGGGGCGTACCGAGCGGCCGGAAGGTGGCTCGCGGTGA
- a CDS encoding chlorite dismutase family protein: MSVEGGSPEAGKRREIYTLHAVWRRGANWETAVRGERERLADEVAAALQSEPQLAVRGVYSTVGFRPDADILFWLLAPDPETLQRTVVALRRTAFGRGCEMSWSFLGVARPPEFVGDHLAAFQRGIEPKRYVQVYPFVRTPEWYLLPTEERARLLREHGRLGAEFPQVYTNNVQAFGLGDYEWILSFETDDFSQFVDLIRRLREAEARRYTKLDVPFILGVRKPLVEALADLD, translated from the coding sequence GTGAGCGTGGAAGGTGGCAGCCCGGAAGCCGGGAAGCGACGGGAGATCTATACGCTCCATGCGGTCTGGCGGCGCGGCGCGAACTGGGAGACAGCCGTCCGCGGGGAGCGGGAGCGGCTGGCCGACGAGGTGGCGGCCGCGTTGCAGTCGGAGCCCCAGCTGGCGGTGCGCGGGGTCTACTCGACGGTCGGGTTCCGCCCCGACGCCGACATCCTCTTCTGGCTGCTGGCCCCGGATCCCGAGACGCTCCAGCGCACCGTGGTGGCGCTCCGCCGGACCGCCTTCGGGCGGGGGTGCGAGATGAGCTGGTCCTTCCTGGGCGTGGCGCGGCCTCCGGAATTCGTAGGCGACCACTTGGCCGCCTTCCAGCGGGGGATCGAGCCGAAACGGTACGTCCAGGTCTATCCCTTCGTGCGCACCCCGGAATGGTACCTGCTTCCGACCGAGGAGAGGGCACGGCTCCTGCGCGAGCACGGCCGCCTGGGCGCCGAGTTCCCGCAGGTCTACACCAACAACGTCCAGGCCTTCGGCCTGGGCGACTACGAGTGGATCCTCTCCTTCGAGACGGACGATTTCTCGCAGTTCGTCGACCTGATCCGGCGCCTCCGCGAGGCGGAGGCCCGGCGTTACACCAAGCTGGACGTCCCCTTCATCCTGGGCGTCCGGAAGCCGCTGGTCGAGGCGCTGGCCGACCTGGACTGA